One genomic region from Campylobacter sp. RM5004 encodes:
- a CDS encoding TolC family protein yields MKKLSLSLLMSCALCAGNLQLMLKSIENNEQLKAKNYETQSKEKTFESIKYKYYPSVSLQGGFVSFDLDKYLVNPNNILSSSISVDALIYDGKREQNIKLSKKDYELNKLEEEKIKNELELKLVSLYYSYLALAQNIEYKNKHIEYLKASLNRLEKLNQVGLRPDDELEIFRAKLELVKNELQNLNYQKDEILSNIYLITNEHYKPLKGSAVLLNDKENNSYDVRISALKDEMGELNKELSLAGFKPIIFAKNITGLGKNNIGYAIYTPFNSKLTGRLKDKMFSNVLFIGFSWNIFAFGADKKAYESAKLTSLSAKELYMFSKKNASEKEKLLNLKIDNLKEEIIANEKVLQASELAFSSIAKKYEAGLVSYVEYLNALESSQGALAKLSFVKAKLEITKAELLYNKGLKISDFVIDL; encoded by the coding sequence ATGAAAAAATTATCTTTATCTTTACTAATGTCTTGCGCACTTTGTGCTGGTAATTTACAACTTATGCTAAAAAGCATAGAAAACAACGAGCAACTAAAAGCTAAAAATTACGAAACACAAAGCAAAGAAAAAACCTTTGAGAGCATAAAATACAAATATTACCCAAGCGTTAGCTTACAAGGTGGCTTTGTTTCTTTTGATTTGGATAAATACTTAGTAAATCCAAACAATATATTAAGCTCTAGTATTTCAGTTGATGCTTTAATATATGATGGCAAAAGAGAGCAAAATATAAAATTAAGCAAAAAAGATTATGAGCTAAACAAATTAGAAGAAGAAAAAATAAAAAATGAACTAGAATTAAAATTAGTAAGCTTATATTATTCTTACTTAGCACTAGCCCAAAATATTGAATATAAAAATAAGCATATTGAATATTTAAAAGCTAGTTTGAATAGATTAGAAAAATTAAATCAAGTAGGTTTAAGGCCTGATGATGAGCTAGAAATTTTTAGAGCAAAACTTGAATTAGTAAAAAACGAATTACAAAATTTAAATTATCAAAAAGATGAAATTTTAAGTAATATTTATCTAATTACAAACGAGCATTATAAACCTTTAAAAGGTAGTGCAGTTCTTTTAAATGATAAAGAAAACAATTCTTATGATGTAAGAATTAGTGCCTTAAAAGATGAAATGGGGGAGTTAAACAAAGAATTATCTTTAGCAGGTTTTAAACCTATAATTTTTGCTAAAAATATCACAGGACTTGGTAAAAACAATATAGGCTATGCAATTTATACTCCTTTTAATAGCAAGCTTACTGGAAGATTAAAAGATAAAATGTTTTCAAATGTATTATTTATAGGGTTTTCTTGGAATATTTTTGCTTTTGGAGCCGATAAAAAAGCTTATGAGAGCGCAAAACTCACTTCGCTTTCCGCTAAAGAACTTTATATGTTTAGTAAAAAAAATGCTAGTGAAAAAGAAAAATTATTAAATTTAAAGATTGATAATTTAAAAGAAGAAATAATTGCAAACGAAAAAGTATTACAAGCTAGCGAACTTGCTTTTAGCAGTATTGCTAAAAAATATGAAGCTGGACTTGTTAGCTATGTAGAATATTTAAACGCTTTAGAGAGTTCTCAAGGTGCTTTAGCAAAACTTAGCTTTGTTAAGGCAAAATTAGAAATAACAAAAGCAGAACTTTTGTATAATAAAGGTTTAAAAATTAGCGATTTTGTTATTGATTTATAG
- the glmU gene encoding bifunctional UDP-N-acetylglucosamine diphosphorylase/glucosamine-1-phosphate N-acetyltransferase GlmU has product MKKSVVILAAGFGTRMNSNLAKPLHTICGKSLIKIIVENALKLADDVTLILHHQAENIKEHLKDFNNLNYIYQDMTNHKGTGGALISYEPKNDEVLILNADMPLITLKSLEIIANTKADIVLSTFNKFEKNAYGRVIKENNKITKIVETKDANDEELKCTLCNAGIYKMSKNVLKTYIPKLNNNNAQKEYYITDVIKMAIDDGLMLCECVFDELEFLGINNKLDLELAENIMQDRIKNELLINGVIMHNKSSIFIELDCEISNDCEIESGVVIKANSKIKNSKILANSIIENSIIENSSIGPMARIRPKCVIKESKIGNFVECKNAKLEEVKAGHLAYLGDCEISSGVNIGCGVIICNYDGKAKHISKIGKNVFVGSNANLIAPISIPDDTLIAAGSTISNKDAKKLVAKDLFLERSKGVIFNNFKDF; this is encoded by the coding sequence ATGAAAAAAAGTGTTGTTATTTTAGCAGCTGGGTTTGGAACTAGAATGAATTCAAATCTTGCAAAGCCTTTGCATACAATTTGTGGAAAATCTTTAATAAAAATCATCGTTGAAAATGCTTTAAAATTAGCAGATGATGTAACGCTAATACTTCATCATCAAGCTGAAAACATAAAAGAGCATTTAAAAGACTTTAATAATCTAAATTACATCTATCAAGATATGACAAATCATAAAGGAACAGGTGGAGCTTTAATTTCTTATGAGCCAAAAAATGATGAGGTTTTAATCTTAAATGCTGATATGCCATTAATTACACTAAAAAGCTTAGAAATAATAGCTAATACAAAAGCAGATATTGTTCTTAGCACTTTTAATAAATTTGAAAAAAATGCTTATGGAAGAGTAATTAAAGAAAATAACAAAATCACAAAAATAGTAGAGACAAAAGATGCAAACGATGAAGAGCTAAAATGCACTTTATGCAATGCAGGAATATATAAAATGAGTAAAAATGTATTAAAAACATATATTCCAAAGCTAAATAATAACAACGCTCAAAAAGAATACTACATAACAGATGTTATAAAAATGGCAATTGATGATGGCTTAATGCTTTGTGAATGTGTATTTGATGAGCTTGAGTTTTTAGGAATTAATAATAAGCTAGATTTAGAACTAGCTGAGAATATTATGCAAGATAGAATTAAAAATGAGCTTTTAATAAATGGTGTTATTATGCATAATAAATCAAGTATTTTTATTGAACTTGATTGTGAGATTAGTAATGATTGTGAGATTGAAAGCGGTGTTGTTATTAAAGCTAATTCTAAGATTAAAAACTCAAAAATATTAGCAAATAGTATTATAGAAAATAGCATAATAGAAAACTCAAGCATAGGACCAATGGCAAGAATTCGTCCAAAATGCGTTATAAAAGAAAGTAAAATCGGTAATTTCGTAGAATGTAAAAATGCAAAACTTGAAGAAGTAAAAGCAGGGCATTTAGCGTATTTAGGTGATTGTGAGATTAGTAGTGGGGTAAATATTGGCTGCGGTGTAATTATTTGTAATTACGATGGAAAGGCTAAACATATAAGCAAAATCGGTAAAAATGTTTTCGTAGGCTCAAATGCAAATCTAATAGCGCCTATTAGTATTCCTGATGATACTTTAATTGCAGCAGGTAGCACGATAAGTAATAAAGATGCTAAGAAATTAGTGGCAAAAGATTTATTTTTAGAGCGTAGCAAGGGCGTGATTTTTAATAATTTTAAGGATTTTTAA
- the recO gene encoding recombination protein RecO has product MQGIILNTISVRDKDLIVFILDNNELIKCYRFYGVRHSHLIIGNMIDYELDIRPLFLPKLHSTMQLALPLKSVEIIKAWQDFCFLLYEHLKDNQECGEFYYNLCLRILKRLEIQDYKRVFLDAYSLMIEHEGRLNFSQNCVECGKELSDYFLLGEGFLMYCNGCKNSVKINKFKMKDYLQHKTSSIFEDDEIDLLYKVFSKKL; this is encoded by the coding sequence TTGCAAGGAATAATCTTAAATACAATAAGTGTAAGGGATAAGGATTTAATAGTCTTTATCCTTGATAATAACGAGCTTATTAAATGTTATAGATTTTATGGAGTTAGACATTCTCATTTAATAATCGGAAATATGATTGATTATGAGCTTGATATTAGACCTTTGTTTTTACCTAAACTTCATTCTACAATGCAACTAGCTTTGCCTTTAAAATCTGTTGAAATCATTAAAGCTTGGCAGGACTTTTGCTTTCTTTTATACGAGCATTTAAAGGATAATCAAGAGTGCGGAGAGTTTTATTATAATTTGTGTCTTAGGATACTCAAAAGACTTGAAATTCAAGATTATAAAAGGGTTTTCCTTGACGCTTATTCGCTTATGATTGAGCATGAAGGAAGGCTTAATTTTAGTCAAAATTGCGTTGAATGTGGCAAGGAGCTGAGTGATTATTTTTTACTTGGAGAAGGCTTTTTGATGTATTGCAATGGCTGTAAAAATAGTGTAAAAATCAATAAATTTAAAATGAAAGATTATTTACAGCATAAAACCTCATCTATTTTTGAAGATGATGAGATTGATTTGCTTTATAAGGTATTTTCTAAAAAACTTTAA
- a CDS encoding efflux RND transporter permease subunit — protein sequence MLKLAINRPITILMAFLGLLIFGVISIFTMPINLYPSVDIPLVKITTFANADLSYVESQVTKKIENQISGVSQIKRITSKSFNNLSVIAVEFELGKDLEIAVNDIREKISKMKLEFTPSVEKVSSDAGAVMSIFVSSKELDDNALMQIIEDDLENDFQRIKGVGEVKMVGFLKNNIKIDLDLDELNKYHLNSLDILKLIKMQNFKSYLGNIENKSRNITLKGYFDSNNIKELEELRVSPGVFLKDVAKINTDYNTKESFAYFKGDNGVLFELKKIAGQNSLEAVKNIKKALVGIKEFHKDIEFEIVYDKSENILKHIKQVVFDMCLGVVLTILIVFLFLRNISATIIASIAIPTSIISSFFLIYLFGYDLNRLTLIALTLSIGIFVDDAIVVIENISKKIKTEKNALMASYVGIKEIAFSVFSISVVLLCVFIPISFMNSISGLFFNALGMSVAFGVIISFLVCVFLVPTISARFLNTNESKFHDKTEIYFQKLELWYENTLDTILDYKKIFIGIILVLCAVSFSLAPKIGLDFLPMEDDSELQVQIESKKDLSIEAMEESSLNILKKIKENKNVEFAYVLIGYDDAKDRKKAKIYVKLKPLNQRDIRQKEVVANLRKDLVFDDLKIKVLEIPKFEGAGVDEPIQFVLLGDDFASLISASRRAKNVLSELQGVVDITDDIDAYADVLAVFVDKEKARKLNVNTQELAQVIQTSFANVHAGVLDDVKGSKDIYLQLSKPQKEDLKSLEKIQIKTMDGRIISLLSIANVKLIKDSSSINRLNKTRSVRITAGADKISLGEVKAKLESNMDKILGNSNVSYTFTGFIDLLKETIIGFAIVMILAFTLIYLVLAALYESLIVPLVIMITMPLAFAGACVGLFITGNTFSLFVLVALILLFGMVGKNAILLIDVANKLCDNGMEVKHALKIAGKSRIRAILMTTIAMIFAMLPLAISHGAGYESNSPMAVAVISGLISSTILTLFAIPAIYEVCYKLDRKLKSIYKRDLI from the coding sequence ATGTTAAAGTTAGCGATAAATAGACCGATTACGATATTAATGGCGTTTTTAGGCTTGTTAATATTTGGAGTTATTTCAATTTTTACAATGCCAATTAACTTATATCCTAGTGTAGATATTCCTTTAGTAAAAATCACTACATTTGCAAATGCTGATTTAAGCTATGTAGAATCTCAAGTTACAAAAAAGATAGAAAATCAAATCTCAGGCGTTAGCCAAATAAAAAGAATCACTTCAAAAAGCTTTAATAATTTAAGCGTTATTGCTGTGGAATTTGAATTAGGAAAAGACCTTGAAATAGCAGTAAATGATATTCGTGAAAAAATATCAAAAATGAAATTAGAATTTACTCCAAGTGTAGAAAAAGTATCAAGTGATGCTGGTGCTGTTATGAGTATTTTCGTATCTTCAAAAGAACTAGATGATAATGCTTTAATGCAAATAATTGAAGATGATTTAGAAAACGACTTTCAACGCATAAAAGGCGTTGGTGAAGTTAAAATGGTAGGTTTTTTAAAAAATAATATAAAAATAGATTTGGACTTAGATGAGTTAAATAAATATCATTTGAATTCTTTAGATATTTTAAAACTTATCAAAATGCAAAACTTTAAAAGCTATTTAGGCAATATTGAAAACAAATCAAGAAATATAACTCTAAAAGGATATTTTGATTCAAATAACATAAAAGAATTAGAAGAATTAAGGGTTAGTCCGGGTGTATTTTTAAAAGATGTTGCTAAAATTAATACAGACTACAATACAAAAGAAAGCTTTGCTTATTTTAAAGGCGATAACGGGGTATTATTTGAGCTTAAAAAAATAGCAGGTCAAAACAGCTTAGAAGCAGTAAAAAATATCAAAAAAGCTTTGGTCGGTATAAAAGAATTTCATAAAGATATAGAATTTGAAATCGTATATGATAAATCAGAAAATATCTTAAAACACATAAAGCAAGTTGTTTTTGATATGTGTTTGGGTGTAGTTTTAACAATTTTAATTGTATTTTTATTTTTAAGAAATATTAGTGCAACTATCATTGCAAGTATTGCAATACCTACTTCAATCATATCAAGCTTTTTCTTAATATATTTATTTGGCTATGATTTAAATCGTTTAACTTTAATCGCTTTAACCCTATCAATAGGTATTTTCGTAGATGATGCTATCGTTGTTATAGAAAACATAAGCAAAAAAATCAAAACAGAAAAAAACGCTTTAATGGCTAGTTATGTTGGTATTAAAGAAATTGCCTTTTCGGTATTTAGCATTAGCGTTGTTTTACTTTGTGTATTTATTCCGATTTCATTTATGAATAGTATTTCAGGCTTATTTTTTAATGCTTTAGGAATGAGCGTTGCTTTTGGTGTAATTATTTCGTTTTTAGTTTGTGTGTTTTTAGTCCCTACTATAAGTGCTAGATTTTTAAATACAAACGAAAGCAAATTTCACGATAAAACAGAAATATATTTTCAAAAACTTGAACTTTGGTATGAAAATACTCTTGATACTATTTTAGATTATAAAAAGATTTTTATAGGAATAATCCTTGTTTTATGTGCTGTGTCGTTTTCTTTAGCACCAAAAATAGGACTTGATTTTTTACCTATGGAAGATGATAGCGAATTGCAAGTGCAAATTGAATCAAAAAAAGACCTATCAATAGAAGCTATGGAAGAATCATCATTAAATATCCTTAAAAAAATTAAAGAAAACAAAAATGTAGAATTTGCTTATGTTTTAATAGGATATGATGATGCAAAAGATAGAAAAAAAGCAAAAATTTATGTAAAACTAAAACCACTTAATCAAAGAGATATAAGACAAAAAGAAGTTGTAGCAAATCTAAGAAAAGATTTAGTATTTGATGATTTAAAAATAAAAGTTTTAGAAATACCTAAATTTGAAGGAGCGGGAGTTGATGAGCCTATACAATTTGTATTATTAGGTGATGATTTTGCTTCATTAATTAGTGCTAGTAGAAGAGCAAAAAATGTTTTAAGCGAATTGCAAGGCGTTGTTGATATTACTGATGATATTGATGCTTATGCTGATGTTTTAGCTGTTTTTGTAGATAAAGAAAAGGCAAGAAAACTAAATGTAAATACCCAAGAACTTGCCCAAGTAATTCAAACTTCTTTTGCAAATGTACATGCTGGAGTTTTAGATGATGTTAAGGGAAGTAAAGATATTTATTTACAACTTAGCAAACCACAAAAAGAAGATTTAAAAAGCTTAGAAAAAATCCAAATTAAAACAATGGATGGTAGGATAATAAGTCTATTAAGCATAGCAAATGTTAAGCTTATAAAAGATAGTAGTAGCATAAATAGACTTAACAAAACTCGCTCTGTAAGAATTACAGCAGGTGCTGATAAAATCTCTTTAGGCGAAGTTAAAGCTAAGCTTGAAAGTAATATGGATAAGATTTTGGGTAATTCAAATGTAAGCTATACCTTTACAGGCTTTATTGATTTATTGAAAGAAACAATAATAGGCTTTGCTATTGTTATGATTTTGGCATTTACTTTGATTTATTTAGTTCTTGCTGCACTTTATGAAAGCCTTATCGTTCCACTTGTTATTATGATTACTATGCCACTTGCTTTTGCTGGAGCTTGCGTGGGATTATTTATTACAGGAAATACATTCTCATTGTTTGTGTTGGTTGCATTAATATTATTGTTTGGAATGGTTGGTAAAAACGCTATTTTATTAATTGATGTTGCTAACAAACTATGCGATAATGGAATGGAAGTTAAACATGCTCTAAAAATAGCAGGCAAAAGCAGAATAAGAGCTATTTTAATGACAACAATAGCAATGATTTTTGCAATGCTTCCACTAGCTATTTCTCATGGAGCAGGATATGAGAGTAACTCTCCTATGGCAGTAGCGGTAATTAGCGGTCTAATAAGCTCTACAATACTTACTTTATTTGCAATTCCAGCAATTTATGAAGTTTGCTATAAACTAGATAGAAAACTAAAAAGCATTTATAAAAGAGATTTGATTTAG
- a CDS encoding efflux RND transporter periplasmic adaptor subunit — protein sequence MKKLLFLCIAFNLYAEPIYASFDVVAQKSAKLSMQALGIVNKINVEIGQYVKKGDVLLELDHNLELVGLEEARVQQTLASKALKLATSTQQRYQQVKSVLNEQTLDEINFKQNEAEQRLKSANMASKKYETIISQKKLKAPFNGLITAKLIELGEGVASPVQALFILDSYPDVKLLLSFDEKYINEVKVGDTYEYIIDGLKTSGKISKVYPSIDVKTRKVYAEVLAKDLKIGSFGEGYIITGK from the coding sequence TTGAAAAAATTATTATTTTTATGTATAGCTTTTAATTTGTATGCTGAACCAATTTATGCAAGTTTTGATGTAGTGGCTCAAAAGAGTGCGAAATTATCAATGCAAGCACTTGGTATTGTAAATAAAATAAATGTAGAAATTGGACAATATGTAAAAAAAGGAGATGTTTTATTAGAGCTAGATCATAACTTAGAATTAGTTGGTTTAGAAGAAGCAAGAGTGCAACAAACCCTAGCAAGCAAAGCATTAAAACTAGCTACAAGCACACAGCAAAGATATCAACAAGTAAAATCAGTTCTAAACGAACAAACCTTAGATGAGATTAACTTTAAACAAAACGAAGCAGAACAAAGATTAAAATCAGCTAATATGGCTAGTAAAAAATACGAAACAATAATCTCTCAAAAAAAGCTTAAAGCTCCATTTAATGGCTTAATCACTGCAAAACTAATAGAATTAGGTGAAGGTGTAGCAAGTCCTGTTCAAGCACTTTTTATACTTGATTCTTATCCTGATGTTAAATTGCTTTTGAGTTTTGATGAAAAATATATAAATGAAGTAAAAGTAGGAGATACTTACGAGTATATAATTGATGGATTAAAAACAAGTGGAAAAATAAGTAAAGTTTATCCTAGCATAGATGTAAAAACTAGAAAGGTTTATGCTGAGGTTTTAGCAAAAGATTTAAAAATAGGCTCATTTGGTGAAGGCTATATAATTACAGGTAAATAA
- the fliP gene encoding flagellar type III secretion system pore protein FliP (The bacterial flagellar biogenesis protein FliP forms a type III secretion system (T3SS)-type pore required for flagellar assembly.): protein MKKLLLLCLFSVLIYAEAPLSVPTLNLNLSAPESPSQLVTTLNVVIVLTILALAPSIIFVCTSFLRLIIVFSFMRQAMGTQAMPPNTILISLALVITFFIMQPAASKSYEIGIKPYLEEQIGYEEAFELSTKPFKEFMLKNTREKDLALFYRLRNLENPKSIDDVSLVTLVPAFMISELKTAFEIGFLLYLPFLVIDMVVSSVLMAMGMMMLPPVMISLPFKILIFVLVDGWNLLIGNLVKSFT from the coding sequence GTGAAAAAATTACTGCTATTATGCTTATTTTCAGTGTTAATTTATGCTGAGGCACCACTTAGTGTGCCAACGCTAAATCTAAATCTAAGCGCACCCGAAAGCCCAAGCCAACTAGTAACAACGCTAAATGTAGTAATAGTTCTAACGATACTAGCACTTGCACCTAGCATAATATTTGTTTGTACTTCGTTTTTAAGGCTTATTATCGTGTTTTCATTTATGAGACAGGCAATGGGAACTCAAGCTATGCCACCAAATACGATTTTAATCTCGCTTGCACTTGTTATTACATTTTTTATAATGCAACCAGCAGCAAGTAAGTCTTACGAAATAGGAATAAAGCCTTATTTAGAAGAGCAAATCGGATATGAAGAAGCATTCGAGCTTAGCACTAAACCATTTAAAGAATTTATGCTAAAAAATACAAGGGAAAAAGATTTAGCACTATTTTATCGCTTAAGAAACCTAGAAAATCCTAAAAGCATAGATGATGTAAGCTTAGTTACTTTAGTTCCTGCTTTTATGATAAGCGAGTTAAAAACTGCATTTGAGATAGGGTTTTTATTATACTTGCCGTTTTTAGTGATTGATATGGTTGTATCATCAGTTCTTATGGCTATGGGTATGATGATGTTACCACCTGTAATGATATCCTTGCCATTTAAAATACTAATATTTGTATTGGTTGATGGTTGGAATCTATTAATAGGCAATTTGGTTAAAAGTTTTACTTAG